A region of Pseudomonas marginalis DNA encodes the following proteins:
- a CDS encoding alpha/beta fold hydrolase, translating into MQSSSNLFPVALISAERRGDLSEDVYRLKPGNSPDGTVELAVTRLGLADVPENRGIPVILLHGSFSNRRFWYSPKGIGLGAYLARQGFDVWIPEMRGHGLSRRNQDYASNRVADYARYDLPAIGAFVREQSAQIPHWMGHSLGATTLAAALGGQYLGAPAVASVALFGCQVSRSHWPLKLPPVEWTGRLLLKRFGAVSGSRLKRGPEDEPAGVLIEAMRWNGLFGRFGEGKRDWWKGLADVDVPLLAVSAAGDRQDPDWACRKLFEQIGSEHRQYLCLGRQQGFSGDFGHVEMLVSKAAQAEVWPLVEQWLNDPLTPLLAAKPEALVVV; encoded by the coding sequence ATGCAAAGCAGCAGCAACCTGTTTCCTGTCGCCCTGATCAGCGCTGAGCGTCGTGGCGACCTGAGTGAAGACGTGTATCGCCTCAAGCCCGGTAACAGCCCCGACGGTACCGTCGAGCTGGCGGTGACCCGTTTGGGCCTGGCCGATGTCCCGGAAAACCGGGGCATCCCGGTTATTTTGTTGCACGGCAGTTTTTCCAACCGGCGTTTCTGGTATTCGCCCAAGGGGATCGGCCTGGGCGCCTACCTGGCCCGCCAGGGGTTCGATGTGTGGATCCCGGAAATGCGCGGTCATGGGCTGTCCCGGCGCAACCAGGACTACGCCAGCAACCGCGTCGCCGACTACGCGCGTTACGATCTGCCGGCCATTGGTGCCTTTGTGCGTGAGCAAAGTGCGCAGATTCCCCATTGGATGGGGCATTCTCTCGGCGCTACAACCCTGGCGGCGGCCCTGGGTGGGCAGTACCTTGGCGCGCCGGCAGTGGCCTCGGTGGCACTGTTTGGCTGTCAGGTCAGTCGCAGCCACTGGCCCTTGAAACTTCCTCCAGTGGAGTGGACCGGCCGTCTGCTGTTGAAGCGCTTCGGCGCAGTGTCCGGCTCGCGGCTCAAGCGGGGCCCGGAGGACGAACCGGCCGGCGTGCTGATCGAAGCCATGCGCTGGAATGGCCTGTTCGGTCGCTTTGGCGAGGGTAAGCGCGATTGGTGGAAAGGCCTGGCGGACGTCGATGTGCCGCTGCTGGCCGTCAGCGCGGCGGGCGACCGGCAGGATCCGGACTGGGCGTGCCGTAAGCTGTTCGAGCAGATCGGCTCCGAGCACCGTCAGTACCTGTGCCTGGGGCGCCAGCAAGGGTTTAGCGGTGATTTCGGACATGTGGAAATGCTCGTCAGCAAGGCCGCCCAGGCCGAGGTCTGGCCGCTGGTTGAGCAATGGTTGAACGACCCGCTGACACCTTTATTGGCTGCCAAGCCCGAGGCATTGGTCGTAGTTTGA
- a CDS encoding bifunctional protein-serine/threonine kinase/phosphatase has protein sequence MSLQLSVAHASAIGPRAENQDALRVVTPAAELAASKGYLCAMADGVSQCADGGLAARSTLQALALDYYATPQTWGVAQALERLLLAQNRWLQANGGGQPLLTTLSALVFRGQRFTLAHVGDCRAYRWLDGELQRISEDHVWEQPGMQHVLKRALGLDQHLVLDFLDGQLREGECFLLLSDGVWATLGDHSISAILREQTDLDLAVTTLVNAAHLAGSQDNASALLVRIDTLGAATLGDALVQLQQWPLPPLLKSGQRFEGWQVDSVLAQSRQSLLYRVRDAQQQPWLLKTLPLSRDDDSDAGQALLSEEWFLRRVAGRAFPEVHAASGRQHLYYVMREYPGQTLAELFQYQGPLPLAQWQSVAERLLRAVGMLHRRQILHRDIKPENLLLGDDGELRVLDFGLAYCPGLSEDRAHVLPGTPSFIAPEAFNGDRPTAQQDLYSVGVTLYYLLTGHYPYGEIEAFQRPRFAQAVSASRYRPDLPDWLPLSLERAVAAQPAHRYETAEEWLLVLEQADRQELSIRPRPLLEREPLKVWRTLGLVSMLINLILLYSLFHN, from the coding sequence ATGAGCCTGCAACTGAGCGTCGCCCACGCCAGCGCCATCGGCCCACGGGCGGAAAACCAGGATGCGCTGCGGGTCGTCACCCCCGCAGCGGAACTGGCGGCGAGCAAAGGTTACCTGTGCGCCATGGCCGACGGTGTGAGCCAGTGCGCCGACGGCGGACTGGCCGCACGCTCGACTTTGCAGGCCCTGGCCCTGGACTACTACGCCACGCCGCAAACCTGGGGTGTGGCACAGGCATTGGAGCGCTTGCTGCTGGCGCAAAACCGCTGGTTGCAGGCCAATGGCGGCGGCCAGCCGTTGCTGACCACCCTCAGTGCCCTGGTCTTTCGCGGCCAGCGTTTCACCCTGGCCCATGTCGGTGATTGCAGGGCGTATCGCTGGCTGGACGGTGAGTTGCAGCGCATCAGCGAAGACCATGTGTGGGAACAACCGGGCATGCAGCACGTACTCAAGCGTGCCCTCGGCCTGGATCAGCACCTGGTGCTGGATTTTCTCGACGGTCAATTGCGCGAAGGTGAGTGCTTCCTGCTGCTCAGCGACGGCGTCTGGGCCACCCTGGGCGATCACAGCATCAGCGCGATCCTGCGCGAACAAACCGACCTGGACCTGGCGGTCACCACGCTGGTCAATGCCGCACACCTGGCGGGCAGCCAGGACAATGCCAGCGCCTTGCTGGTGCGCATCGACACGCTTGGCGCCGCCACCCTCGGCGACGCCCTGGTGCAATTGCAGCAATGGCCCTTGCCACCGCTACTGAAATCCGGGCAACGCTTTGAAGGCTGGCAGGTGGACAGCGTGCTGGCGCAAAGCAGGCAGTCGTTGCTGTACCGGGTGCGCGATGCCCAACAGCAACCCTGGCTGCTGAAAACCTTGCCACTGAGCCGCGACGACGACAGCGACGCCGGCCAGGCATTACTGTCGGAAGAGTGGTTTTTGCGACGGGTAGCCGGGCGTGCCTTTCCTGAGGTGCACGCCGCCAGCGGGCGCCAGCATTTGTACTACGTCATGCGGGAATATCCGGGGCAAACCCTGGCCGAGCTGTTCCAGTACCAGGGCCCATTGCCCCTGGCGCAATGGCAGTCCGTCGCCGAGCGTTTGCTGCGCGCAGTCGGCATGCTGCACCGACGGCAGATCCTTCACCGCGACATCAAGCCGGAAAACCTGCTGCTGGGGGATGACGGTGAATTGCGCGTGCTGGATTTCGGTCTGGCCTACTGCCCCGGTCTTTCCGAGGACCGGGCCCACGTACTGCCCGGCACCCCGAGCTTTATCGCGCCCGAAGCGTTCAATGGCGACCGTCCGACAGCCCAGCAGGATTTGTACAGCGTAGGCGTCACCTTGTATTACCTGTTGACCGGGCATTACCCCTACGGGGAAATCGAAGCCTTCCAACGGCCTCGATTTGCCCAGGCTGTCAGCGCCAGCCGCTATCGCCCGGATCTCCCCGATTGGCTCCCCCTGAGCCTGGAGCGCGCCGTGGCTGCACAGCCGGCGCATCGCTATGAAACCGCCGAGGAATGGCTGCTGGTGCTGGAACAGGCCGACCGCCAGGAGCTGAGCATCCGCCCCAGGCCCCTGCTGGAGCGCGAACCATTGAAGGTCTGGCGCACCTTGGGCCTGGTCTCGATGCTGATCAACCTGATTCTTCTGTATTCACTCTTTCACAACTGA
- a CDS encoding nitrate/nitrite transporter, with product MKSSFWKSGHTPTLFAAFLYFDLSFMVWYLLGPLAVQIAADLHLTTQQRGLMVATPILAGAVLRFLMGMLADKLSPKTAGLIGQVIVIVALFSAWKLGIHSYEQALLLGLFLGMAGASFAVALPLASQWYPAEHQGKAMGIAGAGNSGTVFAALLAPVLAAAFGWSNVFGFALIPLILTLIVFAWLARNAPERPKAKSMADYFKALGDRDSWWFMFFYSVTFGGFIGLASALPGYFNDQYGLSPMTAGYYTAACVFGGSLMRPLGGALADRFGGIRTLLGMYSVAAICIAAVGFNLPSSYAALALFVCTMLGLGAGNGAVFQLVPQRFRREIGVMTGLIGMAGGIGGFALAAGMGAIKQSTGSYQLALWLFASLGVLAWFGLHGVKRRWRTTWGSAAVTAARV from the coding sequence ATGAAATCAAGCTTCTGGAAATCCGGGCACACCCCGACCCTGTTTGCCGCGTTCCTGTATTTCGACCTGAGCTTCATGGTCTGGTATTTGTTGGGCCCCCTGGCGGTGCAGATTGCCGCCGACCTGCACCTGACCACCCAACAACGCGGCCTGATGGTGGCGACGCCGATCCTGGCCGGCGCGGTGCTGCGCTTCCTGATGGGCATGCTGGCGGACAAGCTGTCGCCCAAGACCGCCGGGCTGATTGGCCAGGTGATTGTGATCGTCGCCTTGTTCAGCGCCTGGAAACTGGGGATTCACAGCTACGAACAAGCCTTGTTGCTGGGACTGTTCCTCGGCATGGCCGGCGCATCCTTTGCGGTGGCGCTGCCGCTGGCGTCCCAATGGTACCCGGCCGAACACCAGGGCAAGGCCATGGGCATCGCCGGTGCCGGCAACTCGGGCACGGTGTTCGCGGCGTTGCTGGCCCCGGTGCTGGCGGCGGCGTTTGGCTGGAGCAATGTGTTCGGCTTTGCGCTGATTCCACTGATCCTGACGCTGATCGTCTTCGCCTGGCTGGCACGCAACGCACCCGAGCGGCCGAAAGCCAAGTCCATGGCCGATTACTTCAAGGCCCTGGGCGACCGCGACAGCTGGTGGTTCATGTTCTTCTACAGCGTGACCTTCGGCGGTTTTATCGGTCTGGCCAGCGCCCTGCCCGGTTATTTCAACGACCAATACGGCCTGAGCCCCATGACTGCCGGCTACTACACCGCCGCCTGCGTGTTCGGTGGCAGCCTGATGCGCCCACTGGGCGGCGCCCTGGCCGACCGTTTCGGCGGAATCCGCACCTTGCTCGGCATGTACAGCGTCGCGGCGATCTGCATTGCGGCGGTGGGTTTCAACCTGCCCAGCTCCTATGCGGCACTGGCGCTCTTCGTCTGCACCATGCTCGGCCTGGGTGCGGGCAATGGCGCGGTGTTCCAGTTGGTGCCACAGCGTTTCCGGCGTGAGATTGGTGTGATGACCGGCTTGATCGGCATGGCCGGCGGCATCGGCGGTTTCGCCCTGGCCGCGGGCATGGGCGCGATCAAGCAGAGCACTGGCAGCTATCAACTGGCCTTGTGGCTGTTCGCCAGCCTGGGCGTACTGGCCTGGTTCGGCCTGCATGGCGTCAAGCGTCGCTGGAGAACCACATGGGGTTCGGCCGCAGTGACCGCTGCACGCGTCTGA
- a CDS encoding mechanosensitive ion channel family protein — translation MELDLWTQSLVTAMTALWTKVANFIPNLFGALVLVLLGFVVAKLLDTLLSKLLAKLGLDRLMAGTGLTKLLGRAGLQVPISTLIGKIVYWFVLLIFLVSAAQSLGLERVSATLDMLALYLPKVFGGALVLLVGVLLAQLANGLVRGAAEGVGLDYAAGLGRIAQGLVIIISISVAISQLEVKTDLLNHVIVIVLITVGLAVALAMGLGSREIAGQILAGIYVRELYQVGQQVRVGEVEGQIEEIGTVKTTVLTDDGDLVSLSNRILLEQQVSSR, via the coding sequence ATGGAACTTGATCTCTGGACCCAGAGCCTGGTCACCGCGATGACCGCATTGTGGACCAAGGTGGCGAATTTCATCCCCAACCTGTTTGGTGCCCTGGTCCTGGTGTTGCTGGGCTTTGTCGTGGCCAAGCTGCTCGACACCCTGCTGTCCAAATTGCTCGCGAAACTGGGCCTTGACCGCCTGATGGCCGGCACTGGCCTGACCAAGCTGCTGGGCCGCGCCGGGTTGCAGGTGCCGATCTCCACGTTGATCGGCAAGATCGTCTATTGGTTTGTTTTGCTGATTTTTCTGGTTTCTGCGGCGCAATCCCTTGGACTTGAGCGAGTTTCAGCTACGCTCGACATGCTGGCGCTGTATTTGCCGAAGGTTTTCGGCGGCGCGCTGGTGCTTCTCGTAGGCGTTTTGCTTGCTCAACTGGCCAATGGGCTGGTGCGCGGCGCCGCTGAAGGTGTGGGGTTGGATTATGCCGCTGGCCTGGGGCGTATCGCCCAGGGGTTGGTGATCATCATCAGTATTTCGGTCGCGATCAGCCAGTTGGAGGTCAAGACTGACCTGCTCAACCACGTGATCGTCATCGTTTTGATTACCGTTGGTCTGGCCGTTGCGCTGGCCATGGGCTTGGGAAGCCGGGAAATTGCCGGCCAGATTCTCGCGGGAATCTATGTGCGTGAGTTGTATCAGGTTGGGCAACAGGTGCGTGTGGGCGAGGTCGAAGGGCAAATCGAGGAGATCGGCACAGTCAAGACGACGGTGCTGACCGATGACGGCGACCTGGTGTCGCTGTCCAATCGGATTCTCCTCGAGCAGCAGGTCAGTAGCCGCTAA
- the sigX gene encoding RNA polymerase sigma factor SigX, with product MNKAQTLSTRYDPRELSDEELVARAHTELFHVTRAYEELMRRYQRTLFNVCSRYLGNDRDADDVCQEVMLKVLYGLKNFEGKSKFKTWLYSITYNECITQYRKERRKRRLMDALSLDPLEEASEEKAPAPEEKGGLDRWLVYVNPIDREILVLRFVAELEFQEIADIMHMGLSATKMRYKRALDKLREKFAGETET from the coding sequence TTGAATAAAGCCCAAACGCTGTCCACGCGCTATGACCCCCGTGAGCTCTCTGATGAGGAGTTGGTCGCGCGCGCACACACGGAGCTGTTTCACGTAACTCGCGCGTATGAAGAATTGATGCGCAGATATCAACGCACTCTGTTCAACGTTTGTTCAAGGTATTTAGGGAACGATAGAGATGCGGATGATGTCTGTCAGGAAGTGATGCTCAAGGTGCTGTACGGCCTGAAGAACTTCGAGGGCAAATCGAAGTTCAAGACGTGGCTGTACAGCATCACCTACAACGAGTGCATCACGCAGTATCGGAAGGAACGGCGAAAGCGTCGCTTGATGGACGCCTTGAGTCTGGACCCCCTTGAGGAGGCGTCTGAAGAAAAGGCGCCGGCACCCGAGGAGAAGGGCGGACTTGATCGCTGGCTGGTGTATGTGAACCCGATTGACCGGGAAATTCTGGTGCTACGATTTGTCGCAGAGCTGGAGTTCCAGGAAATCGCTGACATCATGCACATGGGTTTGAGTGCTACAAAAATGCGTTACAAGCGTGCTCTAGATAAATTACGTGAGAAATTTGCGGGCGAGACTGAAACTTAG
- a CDS encoding zinc transporter ZntB has translation MFEEENAQWGLVHALVLDGKGGARSIARTELDDLQLQPQESLWLHWDRSHPQTQTWLRKSSGLSEFACDLLLEENTRPRLLPLPDAELLLFLRGVNLNPGAEPEDMVSVRIFAAASRVISLRLRPLRATDELLVQLADGKGPKTASELILYMAQYLTNKVQDLVTDLSEIVDAEEEKLDTDERYTPEHGSVLQIRRRAAGLKRFLSPQRDIFAQLTRIKLPWFCDDDADYWNELNNSLTRYLEELELTRERVGLVLEAEDRRLSVRMNRTMYRFGIITGIFLPMSFLTGLLGINVGGIPFSASPYGFVIACLLMVSVALGQWWLFRRLRWV, from the coding sequence ATGTTCGAGGAAGAAAACGCGCAGTGGGGGCTGGTGCATGCCCTGGTGCTGGACGGTAAAGGCGGTGCGCGTTCGATTGCCCGGACTGAGCTCGACGACTTGCAACTGCAGCCCCAGGAAAGCCTGTGGCTGCACTGGGATCGCAGCCATCCCCAGACCCAGACCTGGCTGCGCAAATCCAGTGGCTTGAGCGAATTCGCCTGTGACCTGCTGCTGGAGGAGAACACCCGCCCACGCCTGTTGCCGCTGCCGGATGCCGAGTTGCTGCTGTTCCTGCGCGGGGTCAACCTCAACCCGGGGGCCGAGCCGGAAGACATGGTCTCGGTACGTATCTTCGCTGCCGCCAGCCGCGTGATCTCCCTGCGTCTGCGCCCGTTGCGCGCCACCGATGAACTGCTGGTGCAGTTGGCGGATGGCAAGGGGCCGAAAACCGCTTCGGAGCTCATCCTTTATATGGCGCAGTACCTGACCAACAAGGTCCAGGATCTGGTCACGGATTTGTCGGAAATCGTCGATGCGGAGGAAGAAAAACTCGATACCGACGAACGGTATACACCTGAACATGGCAGTGTTTTGCAGATCCGTCGCCGAGCGGCCGGGCTCAAGCGTTTCCTGTCGCCGCAGCGGGATATTTTTGCCCAGCTCACGCGGATAAAATTGCCGTGGTTCTGTGACGACGATGCCGACTACTGGAACGAATTGAACAACAGCCTGACCCGCTACCTGGAAGAGCTCGAATTGACCCGGGAGCGCGTGGGGCTTGTGCTTGAGGCCGAAGACCGGCGCTTGAGCGTGCGCATGAACCGCACCATGTACCGCTTCGGGATCATCACGGGAATCTTCCTGCCGATGAGTTTCCTGACCGGTTTGCTGGGTATAAATGTGGGGGGGATACCGTTCTCCGCCAGCCCCTACGGATTCGTGATTGCATGCCTGTTGATGGTCTCGGTGGCACTCGGACAATGGTGGCTGTTTCGACGATTGCGCTGGGTTTGA
- a CDS encoding OmpA family protein yields MKLKNTLGLAIGSLIAATSFGVLAQGQGAVEGELFYKKQYNDSVKHIEDGFNPGARIGYFLTDDLSLNLSYDKTNHTRSNDGTGNQKIKGDTGSLVAQYHFGQAGVDSLRPYVEGGFGHQSRTNVQADGHSGRDQTTFATVGTGVKYYFTNNLYARAGVEADYGLDNGKWDYSALVGLGVNFGGNAGAAAPAPTPAPAPEPTPEPEAPVAQVVRVELDVKFDFDKAVVKPNSYGDVKNLADFMAQYPATNVEVAGHTDSVGPDAYNQKLSQRRADAVKQVLVKDGVAPSRVTAVGYGESRPVADNATEAGRAVNRRVEASVEATAQ; encoded by the coding sequence ATGAAACTGAAAAACACCTTGGGCTTGGCCATTGGTTCTCTTATTGCCGCTACTTCTTTCGGCGTTCTGGCACAAGGCCAAGGCGCAGTTGAAGGCGAGCTGTTCTACAAGAAGCAGTACAACGATAGCGTCAAGCACATCGAAGACGGCTTCAATCCTGGCGCTCGCATCGGTTACTTCCTGACCGACGACCTGTCCTTGAACCTGTCCTACGACAAGACCAACCACACCCGTTCGAACGACGGTACTGGTAACCAGAAGATCAAAGGCGATACCGGCAGCCTGGTTGCCCAGTATCACTTCGGTCAAGCTGGCGTAGACAGCCTGCGTCCATACGTAGAAGGCGGCTTCGGTCACCAGAGCCGTACCAACGTTCAGGCTGACGGCCACAGCGGTCGCGACCAGACTACCTTCGCTACCGTTGGTACCGGCGTGAAGTACTACTTCACCAACAACCTGTACGCTCGTGCCGGTGTTGAAGCTGACTACGGTCTGGACAACGGCAAGTGGGACTACTCCGCACTGGTTGGCCTGGGCGTGAACTTCGGCGGTAACGCTGGCGCAGCTGCTCCAGCTCCTACCCCAGCACCAGCTCCAGAGCCAACTCCAGAGCCAGAAGCTCCAGTTGCCCAGGTTGTTCGTGTTGAGCTGGACGTTAAGTTCGACTTCGACAAGGCCGTTGTTAAGCCTAACAGCTACGGCGACGTGAAAAACCTGGCCGACTTCATGGCTCAGTACCCAGCTACCAACGTAGAAGTTGCTGGTCACACTGACTCCGTAGGTCCAGACGCCTACAACCAGAAGCTGTCCCAGCGTCGTGCTGACGCTGTTAAGCAAGTCTTGGTTAAAGACGGCGTGGCTCCTAGCCGTGTAACTGCTGTAGGTTATGGCGAATCCCGCCCAGTTGCTGACAACGCAACTGAAGCTGGTCGTGCTGTTAACCGTCGCGTAGAAGCGTCGGTTGAAGCTACCGCTCAGTAA
- a CDS encoding CmpA/NrtA family ABC transporter substrate-binding protein, protein MNDSVGNSPTNDPLAWVNGSDAPEKSSLDLGFMALSDCASLVVAATQGFAQPYGLTLNLKRQSSWANLRDKLVSGELDAAHSLYGLVYAVHLGIGGVAPTDMAVLMGLNQNGQSINLSRSLQQQGVVTPEALDRHVHQSRTKLTFAQTFPTGTHAMWLYYWLASQGIHPLQDVDSVVVPPPQMLAHLQAGRIDGFCVGEPWCASAVKQHQGFTLATTQAIWPNHPEKVLGCTQAFVDQYPNTARVLVMAILEASRFIEQNTENRRSTAQLLSGREYLDAPLDCIEPRLLGAYDDGLGNQWQDPHALRFFADGEVNLPYLSDGMWFMTQFRRWGLLREDPDYLGVARQVQQLALYRQAAEALGLGDNGQDMRSSQLIDGKIWDGSDPAGYARSFRLHAMADPTSRQALR, encoded by the coding sequence ATGAACGATTCGGTTGGCAACAGCCCGACGAACGACCCGCTGGCCTGGGTCAACGGCAGTGATGCGCCGGAAAAGAGCAGCCTTGACCTGGGCTTCATGGCCTTGAGCGATTGCGCATCCCTGGTGGTGGCAGCGACCCAAGGTTTCGCCCAGCCTTATGGCTTGACCCTCAACCTCAAGCGCCAATCTTCATGGGCCAACCTGCGGGACAAACTGGTCAGCGGCGAACTGGACGCCGCCCACAGCCTGTACGGGCTGGTCTATGCCGTGCACCTGGGCATCGGCGGCGTCGCACCTACCGACATGGCAGTCTTGATGGGGCTGAACCAGAACGGCCAAAGCATCAACCTGTCCCGCAGCCTGCAACAGCAGGGCGTGGTCACTCCTGAGGCGCTGGACCGCCACGTGCACCAAAGCCGAACAAAACTGACTTTCGCCCAGACCTTTCCCACAGGCACTCACGCCATGTGGTTGTACTACTGGCTGGCGAGCCAAGGCATTCATCCGCTACAGGATGTGGACAGCGTCGTGGTACCGCCCCCGCAAATGCTCGCGCACCTGCAGGCCGGGCGTATCGATGGCTTTTGCGTCGGCGAGCCCTGGTGCGCCAGTGCAGTCAAGCAACACCAGGGCTTTACCCTGGCGACCACCCAGGCGATCTGGCCGAACCATCCGGAAAAGGTGCTCGGCTGCACCCAGGCGTTTGTCGACCAGTACCCCAACACCGCCCGCGTGCTGGTGATGGCGATCCTCGAGGCCAGCCGCTTTATCGAGCAAAACACCGAAAACCGCCGCTCCACCGCACAATTGCTCAGTGGCCGCGAGTACCTCGATGCCCCGCTCGACTGCATCGAGCCGCGTTTGCTGGGCGCCTATGACGACGGCCTGGGCAACCAATGGCAGGACCCCCACGCCCTGCGTTTTTTTGCCGATGGCGAGGTCAACCTGCCCTACCTCTCCGATGGCATGTGGTTCATGACCCAGTTTCGACGCTGGGGCCTGTTGCGCGAAGACCCTGATTACCTCGGCGTTGCGCGCCAAGTGCAACAGCTGGCGCTGTATCGTCAGGCCGCCGAGGCACTGGGCCTCGGCGACAACGGCCAGGACATGCGCAGCAGTCAACTGATCGACGGCAAGATCTGGGACGGCTCGGATCCCGCCGGCTACGCGCGCAGCTTCCGCCTGCATGCCATGGCGGACCCTACCAGCCGCCAAGCCTTGCGCTGA
- a CDS encoding ANTAR domain-containing response regulator: MLRILLINDTPRKVGRLRTALIEAGFEVIDESGLTIDLPARVETVRPDVILIDTESPGRDVMEQVVLVSRDQPRPIVMFTDEHDPDVMRQAIKSGVSAYIVEGIQAQRLQPILDVAMARFESDQALRAQLQARDQQLAERKRIELAKGMLMKMKACNEEEAYTLMRRQAMSRQQKLIQVAEQIIAMSELLG; the protein is encoded by the coding sequence ATGCTGCGAATCCTGTTGATCAACGACACGCCACGCAAAGTCGGCCGCCTGAGGACAGCGCTGATCGAGGCTGGCTTTGAAGTGATCGATGAATCCGGCCTGACCATCGACCTGCCTGCGCGCGTCGAAACGGTGCGCCCGGACGTCATCCTGATCGATACCGAGTCACCGGGCCGCGATGTGATGGAGCAAGTGGTACTGGTCAGCCGCGACCAGCCCCGGCCCATCGTAATGTTTACCGACGAGCACGACCCCGACGTGATGCGCCAGGCCATCAAGTCCGGGGTCAGCGCCTACATCGTCGAAGGCATTCAGGCGCAGCGCCTGCAACCGATCCTCGACGTGGCCATGGCTCGCTTCGAGAGCGACCAGGCCTTGCGCGCCCAGCTCCAGGCCCGTGACCAACAGTTGGCCGAGCGCAAGCGCATCGAGTTGGCCAAGGGCATGCTGATGAAAATGAAGGCCTGCAATGAGGAAGAGGCCTACACCCTGATGCGCCGCCAGGCCATGAGCCGCCAGCAGAAACTGATCCAGGTGGCGGAGCAGATCATCGCCATGAGTGAACTGCTCGGCTGA
- the rraA gene encoding ribonuclease E activity regulator RraA, whose translation MNHYVTPDLCDAYPDLVQVVEPMFSNFGGRDSFGGEIVTIKCFEDNSLVKEQADQPGAGKVLVVDGGGSLRRALLGDMIAEKAAKNGWEGLVIYGCIRDVDVIAQTDLGVQALASHPMKTDKRGIGDLNVVVTFAGVTFRPGEYIYADNNGVIVSPSPLQMPE comes from the coding sequence ATGAACCATTACGTGACCCCCGACCTGTGCGACGCCTACCCGGACCTGGTGCAGGTAGTCGAGCCGATGTTCAGCAACTTCGGCGGCCGAGATTCCTTCGGCGGCGAGATTGTCACCATCAAATGTTTCGAAGATAACTCCCTCGTCAAGGAGCAGGCCGACCAGCCGGGCGCCGGCAAGGTGCTGGTGGTCGACGGTGGTGGTTCCCTGCGCCGCGCGCTTCTGGGCGACATGATCGCCGAGAAAGCCGCGAAGAACGGTTGGGAAGGGTTGGTGATCTATGGCTGCATCCGTGACGTCGATGTGATCGCCCAGACCGACCTTGGGGTACAGGCGCTGGCCAGTCATCCGATGAAAACCGATAAGCGCGGCATCGGCGACCTGAACGTCGTGGTGACATTTGCGGGTGTGACGTTCCGCCCGGGTGAGTACATCTACGCCGACAATAATGGCGTGATCGTCTCGCCAAGCCCGCTGCAGATGCCTGAATAA
- the cobA gene encoding uroporphyrinogen-III C-methyltransferase, protein MNAKVWLVGAGPGDPELLTLKAVRALHEADVVLIDDLVNPAVLEHCAEARVITVGKRGGCRSTPQDFIHRLMLRYARQGKCVVRLKGGDPCIFGRGGEEAVWLRERGVEVELVNGITAGLAGATNCAIPLTLRGVSRGVTLVTAHTQDDSSLNWRALAEGGTTLVVYMGVAKLEEIRQQLLEGGMATDMPVAMIENASLLQQRECRSELSRMHEDAQAFALKSPAILVIGHVAAAEQTAYVAAAVSA, encoded by the coding sequence ATGAACGCAAAAGTCTGGCTGGTGGGCGCGGGCCCTGGCGATCCGGAGCTGTTGACCCTCAAGGCTGTACGGGCCCTGCACGAAGCCGATGTGGTACTGATCGATGACCTGGTCAACCCCGCAGTGCTGGAGCACTGCGCGGAGGCACGGGTGATCACGGTCGGCAAACGCGGCGGCTGCCGCTCGACCCCGCAGGACTTTATCCACCGCCTGATGCTGCGTTACGCCCGCCAAGGCAAGTGCGTAGTGCGGCTGAAAGGGGGTGACCCGTGCATTTTCGGCCGCGGTGGCGAAGAAGCCGTGTGGCTGCGCGAACGCGGCGTCGAGGTAGAGTTGGTCAACGGGATCACCGCCGGGCTGGCGGGGGCAACGAATTGCGCGATTCCACTGACGTTGCGTGGCGTCAGCCGCGGTGTGACCCTGGTCACGGCCCATACCCAGGACGACAGCAGCCTTAATTGGCGCGCATTGGCCGAGGGCGGGACGACATTGGTGGTGTATATGGGAGTGGCCAAGCTGGAGGAGATTCGCCAGCAATTGCTCGAAGGCGGGATGGCGACAGATATGCCGGTGGCAATGATCGAAAACGCCTCATTGCTCCAACAGCGCGAATGCCGCAGTGAGCTGTCGCGGATGCACGAAGACGCACAGGCATTTGCCTTGAAGAGCCCGGCGATTCTGGTGATCGGCCATGTTGCGGCCGCCGAGCAGACGGCTTATGTCGCTGCCGCAGTCAGCGCCTGA